Proteins encoded by one window of Desulfovibrio sp.:
- a CDS encoding bifunctional nuclease family protein: protein MVEMNVFGLTIDPQTKTPIVMLREVDGETILPVWVGAMEAMAVSLVLNKENLPRPLTHDLLLMTLRALKASLTRVEITDLKDGVFFALLVIQGPDGRVRVDCRPSDAIALAMRAEAPIMVNEEVLRRAAEAQEKAEQRLNEEVLSPVPDAATDMVRKAGARKEADMLHSQLLRGTALPDGIDPEEDRRFREMLRSLEPVSRRKM from the coding sequence ATGGTAGAGATGAACGTCTTCGGCCTGACCATTGATCCGCAGACCAAGACCCCCATAGTAATGTTGCGGGAAGTGGACGGGGAAACCATCCTGCCCGTCTGGGTTGGCGCCATGGAGGCCATGGCCGTTTCTCTTGTACTCAACAAGGAAAATCTGCCCCGGCCGCTGACCCATGACCTTTTGCTTATGACGCTCAGGGCGCTCAAGGCTTCTTTGACCCGTGTGGAAATCACCGACCTCAAGGACGGCGTCTTTTTTGCCCTGCTGGTGATTCAAGGGCCGGACGGGCGCGTGCGCGTTGACTGTCGCCCTTCTGACGCCATTGCCCTGGCCATGCGGGCCGAAGCCCCCATCATGGTGAATGAGGAGGTTTTGCGCAGGGCTGCCGAAGCTCAGGAAAAAGCCGAACAACGCCTCAACGAAGAAGTGTTGTCTCCTGTGCCGGACGCGGCTACCGACATGGTGCGCAAAGCGGGCGCCCGCAAGGAGGCCGACATGCTGCACAGCCAGTTGCTGCGTGGCACGGCCCTGCCGGATGGCATTGATCCGGAAGAAGACCGAAGGTTTCGTGAAATGCTGCGTTCGCTTGAGCCTGTATCGCGGCGTAAAATGTGA